One window from the genome of Synergistaceae bacterium encodes:
- a CDS encoding type II toxin-antitoxin system HicA family toxin, with product MIKADGWYAINQRGSHRHFRHPTKQGKTTIPMGRKDLTPKTVKS from the coding sequence ATGATAAAAGCAGATGGATGGTACGCGATAAACCAGCGAGGAAGTCACAGGCACTTCAGACATCCGACGAAACAGGGTAAAACGACGATACCAATGGGCAGGAAGGATCTGACACCGAAGACCGTAAAAAGC